A genome region from Numida meleagris isolate 19003 breed g44 Domestic line chromosome 14, NumMel1.0, whole genome shotgun sequence includes the following:
- the ABCB9 gene encoding ATP-binding cassette sub-family B member 9 produces MRAWKAVASTLLLSGADVVVTTLLYAHGRGGRDILQDLKHFNIFNSLLDIWGGCLYRSCVLLGAAIGVATNTAYGPRRLKASRTFIAVVCLLMGIYMMVKLLLYSEVRRTIRDPWFWGLFAWTYVALAATFGLWQLLACVTSSREALGHGSESRTEAEESCDAPRDKREEAAGPTIHKLLSYTKPDAFFLGIASFFLLVAALGETFLPYYTGLAIDGIVVQKSMDRFSMAVLVMSLLAIGSSFAAGVRGGVFTLIFARLNIRLRNCLFRSLVSQEMSFFDENRTGDVISRLTSDTTIVSDLVSQNINIFLRNVVKATGVIFFMFSLSWKLSLVTFMGFPIIMLVSDIYGKYYKKLSKDVQNALAKANNTAEETISAMKTVRSFANEEAEANVYWQKLQQVYKLNKREALAYTYYVWSSGLTLLVVQVSILYYGGHLVISGQMTSGNLISFIIYEFVLGDCMESVGSVYSGLMQGVGAAEKVFEFIDRKPTMVNDGSLAPDHVDGKVEFRNVTFSYRTRSATQVLQNVSFTLHPGKVTALVGPSGSGKSSCVNILENFYPLQDGQVLLDGRPINMYDHKYLHSVISLVSQEPVLFARSIADNISYGLASASFESVVQAAQKANAHTFITELQDGYHTEAGEKGAQLSGGQKQRVAIARALIRTPPILILDEATSALDAESEHAIQQAIYGDLQNHTVLVIAHRLSTVEKAHNIIVLDKGRVVQQGSHKELMEEGGLYSKLVQRQILGLEAGSVDGRQPTARGDSAKAPSGLEGEFRIDHSLPAAAQDDCNNTAHK; encoded by the exons ATGCGTGCCTGGAAGGCAGTGgccagcacactgctgctgagcGGGGCTGATGTGGTGGTCACCACACTGCTTTATGCCCACGGCCGGGGTGGCCGGGACATCCTTCAGGACCTGAAGCACTTCAACATCTTCAACTCACTGCTGGACATCTGGGGGGGCTGTCTCTACcgcagctgtgtgctgctgggggccGCCATCGGGGTGGCCACCAACACGGCCTATGGCCCCCGGCGCCTCAAGGCCTCACGGACCTTCATCGCCGTCGTCTGCCTCCTCATGGGTATCTACATGATGGTGAAGCTGCTGCTCTACTCTGAGGTGCGGAGGACCATCAGGGACCCCTGGTTCTGGGGGCTCTTTGCTTGGACCTACGTGGCGTTAGCAGCCACCTTTGGgctgtggcagctgctggccTGTGTCACGTCTTCCCGTGAGGCACTGGGGCACGGCTCTGAGTCTCGCACTGAGGCAGAGGAGAGCTGTGACGCCCCAAGGGACAAGCGAGAGGAGGCAGCGGGGCCCACCATCCATAAGCTGCTGTCCTACACCAAGCCGGATGCCTTCTTCCTGGGTattgcttccttcttcctcctcgtGGCCGCGCTGG GAGAGACCTTCCTGCCCTACTACACAGGGTTGGCCATCGACGGCATCGTGGTGCAGAAGAGCATGGACCGCTTCTCCATGGCGGTGCTGGTCATGTCGCTGCTCGCCATAGGAAG CTCATTTGCCGCAGGTGTCCGGGGCGGCGTTTTTACGCTCATATTTGCGAGACTGAACATCCGCCTTCGCAACTGCCTCTTCAGGTCGCTGGTGTCTCAAGAGATGAGTTTCTTTGATGAGAATCGCACAG GGGATGTCATCTCCCGCCTGACATCGGACACAACCATCGTGAGTGACCTGGTCTCCCAGAACATCAACATCTTCCTGCGCAACGTGGTGAAGGCCACAGGGGTGATCTTCTTCATGTTCAGCCTCTCATGGAAGCTCTCACTTGTCACCTTCATGGGCTTCCCCATCATCATGCTGGTGTCTGACATCTATGGGAAGTACTACAAG AAGCTCTCCAAGGACGTGCAGAATGCCCTGGCCAAGGCCAACAACACCGCCGAGGAGACCATCTCTGCCATGAAGACCGTCCGCAGCTTTGCCAACGAGGAGGCAGAGGCGAATGTGTActggcagaagctgcagcaggtgTACAAACTCAACAAGCGGGAGGCCCTGGCTTATACCTACTACGTGTGGTCCAGCGGG cTCACCCTCCTGGTGGTCCAGGTCAGCATTCTGTACTATGGAGGGCATCTTGTGATCTCAGGGCAAATGACGAGTGGAAACCTGATATCCTTCATTATTTATGAGTTCGTCTTAGGAGATTGCATGGAG TCTGTGGGCTCTGTCTACAGCGGCCTGATGCAGGGAGTGGGCGCTGCTGAGAAGGTGTTTGAGTTCATCGACCGCAAGCCAACAATGGTCAATGACGGGTCACTGGCCCCAGACCATGTGGATGGGAAGGTGGAGTTCAGAAATGTGACGTTCTCCTACCGCACTCGTTCTGCAACACAGGTCCTCCAG AACGTGTCCTTCACCCTGCACCCTGGCAAAGTAACGGCACTGGTGGGCCCCTCAGGGAGTGGGAAGAGCTCCTGCGTCAACATCCTGGAGAACTTCTACCCTCTGCAAGACGGGCAGGTGCTGCTGGATGGGCGTCCCATTAACATGTACGATCACAAGTACCTGCACTCAGTG ATCTCCCTGGTGAGCCAAGAGCCAGTGCTGTTTGCTCGCTCTATTGCCGATAATATTTCTTATGGCTTAGCTTCAGCCTCCTTTGAGTCAGTtgttcaggctgcccagaaggcCAACGCGCACACCTTCATCACGGAGCTACAGGACGGCTACCACACAG AGGCAGGTGAAAAAGGAGCTCAGCTATCAGGTGGCCAGAAGCAGAGAGTGGCTATTGCCAGAGCCTTGATCCGAACCCCTCCCATCCTAATCCTGGATGAAGCCACGAGTGCACTGGATGCAGAGAGTGAACATGCG ATTCAGCAGGCGATTTACGGCGACTTGCAGAACCACACAGTGCTTGTCATAGCTCACAGGCTGAGCACTGTCGAGAAGGCACACAACATCATTGTGCTGGACAAGGGCCGCGTAGTGCAGCAGGGCTCGCACAAGGAGCTCATGGAAGAAGGAGGTCTTTATTCCAAGCTGGTGCAGAGACAGATCCTGGGGCTCGAGGCGGGTAGCGTGGATGGCCGCCAGCCCACAGCCCGGGGGGATTCAGCAAAGGCGCCCAGCGGGCTGGAGGGAGAGTTCAGGATAGAccattccctcccagctgcGGCACAGGACGACTGTAACAACACAGCTCATAAGTGA